One genomic window of Mercenaria mercenaria strain notata chromosome 2, MADL_Memer_1, whole genome shotgun sequence includes the following:
- the LOC123564060 gene encoding E3 ubiquitin-protein ligase TRIM33-like — MAVPGKKAPQKLSITLSKGSGEDFEVFCQPCDRDDLRLPAAGYCVDCEEHMCDSCFNFHRRPKPLQHHKLLDKNNMPHTQNPHTQNLSTMSSSTHVGQLTSPCSKHTKEIIKFYCHDHKALLCSVCVTLDHTRTSCQVDYILDTSGHIIDSTEFKDTLKGLDKITEECHKIITDLRQMVAKSNTSLADVLAEIKKFRKKINHRIDELEKEASHATNALEQVNDTRLKTIEETCCRLISTTPYVNFGQFGVFGSIFFISPNSIIIS; from the coding sequence ATGGCTGTCCCTGGTAAAAAAGCACCACAGAAATTATCTATAACCCTGTCTAAAGGTTCTGGAGAAGATTTCGAAGTTTTCTGTCAGCCATGTGACAGAGACGACCTCAGACTACCTGCCGCTGGGTACTGTGTAGATTGTGAAGAGCACATGTGTGACTCGTGCTTTAACTTCCACAGAAGACCAAAACCACTTCAACATCATAAACTCCTAGATAAAAACAACATGCCACACACTCAAAATCCACACACTCAAAATCTTTCTACAATGTCTAGTTCTACTCATGTTGGTCAACTTACAAGTCCTTGCTCTAAACACACAAAAGAAATTATCAAGTTCTACTGCCATGATCATAAAGCACTTCTATGCAGTGTATGTGTGACCCTTGACCATACCCGTACATCCTGCCAGGTTGACTACATACTTGATACATCAGGACACATCATTGACAGCACTGAGTTCAAAGACACTCTTAAAGGGCTTGACAAAATAACTGAGGAATGTCATAAGATTATAACAGATCTGAGGCAAATGGTTgcaaaatcaaacacttctttgGCAGATGTccttgcagaaataaaaaagttcagGAAAAAGATTAACCACAGGATAGATGAACTTGAGAAGGAAGCTTCACATGCAACAAATGCCCTAGAACAAGTGAATGACACAAGGTTGAAGACTATAGAAGAAACATGTTGTCGCTTGATTTCCACAACGCCATATGTCAATTTTGGTCAATTTGGAGTGTTTGGTAGCATTTTTTTCATCTCGCCGAACTCTATCATAATATCCTGA